The Clostridium sp. AWRP genome has a window encoding:
- a CDS encoding BlaI/MecI/CopY family transcriptional regulator, producing the protein MRDIPKISAAEWEIMKVIWKENPLTSQKIINSLSDKMGWSAQTIKTFLARLVKKEIIGFQKSGRIYNYYPLISEDECIKVENKSFLHKVYDGAVSILFTKFLEEESLSEKEIEHLEKLLKSKKEKKK; encoded by the coding sequence ATGAGAGATATTCCTAAAATATCAGCAGCTGAGTGGGAAATAATGAAGGTTATATGGAAGGAAAACCCGTTGACATCTCAAAAAATAATAAATTCTTTATCTGATAAAATGGGATGGTCAGCCCAAACAATTAAAACTTTTTTGGCAAGACTCGTAAAAAAGGAAATAATAGGGTTTCAGAAGTCAGGTAGAATTTATAATTACTATCCGTTAATCTCAGAAGATGAGTGTATTAAAGTTGAAAATAAATCTTTTCTTCATAAAGTATATGATGGAGCTGTAAGTATCCTTTTTACGAAGTTTTTAGAAGAAGAGTCTTTATCAGAAAAAGAAATTGAACATCTTGAAAAGCTTCTTAAGAGTAAAAAAGAAAAAAAGAAGTAA
- a CDS encoding ATP-binding cassette domain-containing protein — MESLITLKNASKIYGDKFKIRYVPDRFPKLNFTPCKYIYYMGKIEGLSQTYIDKYSNELFQTFNIDSMKNIRIKCLSKGTIQKVAVIQALISKPNILLLDEPLSGQDDKSQKRFINIVQIYCVLLQ; from the coding sequence ATGGAAAGTTTAATTACTCTCAAAAATGCTAGTAAAATTTATGGAGATAAGTTTAAGATTAGATATGTTCCAGACCGTTTTCCTAAACTTAATTTTACTCCATGTAAATATATTTATTACATGGGAAAAATAGAAGGTCTTTCTCAAACATATATAGATAAATATTCAAACGAACTATTTCAAACTTTTAATATCGATTCAATGAAAAATATTCGTATAAAATGCTTATCAAAAGGTACAATTCAAAAAGTCGCTGTTATACAAGCCCTTATATCTAAACCTAATATATTACTATTAGATGAACCACTTTCAGGACAAGATGATAAGTCTCAAAAAAGATTTATTAACATAGTACAAATATACTGTGTGCTTTTGCAGTAG
- a CDS encoding M56 family metallopeptidase gives MEILQMIFLWVLQTSLTASIAILIITLILKLFNNHIGVKFKHALWIIVLIRLIIPVISQNQINLFSIFTRNEQGTSQNKNTIQKRHSLSLDLSRLNQSNLNSTKRQPHYNNNIENKQVMYIKDKWQSIDKNKLVVNIYKVASCVWLSGLLIIASIFLLVLVKSKKKFKVLKTLDDTEVLALIRECKKKADINIDIPIYVYDNFKSPCILGVLKPKIYIPQGLINMDNLKQFSYIILHELVHYKRKDLFYNSLSIVAVLIHWFNPLVWFAMNKMKLQRECACDACVLEILGEKETVDYGMTLINFSRKSLNLARYPQAAIFFETESQIEGRIKMITKFKKGSYKMSASAVLCCVLVGGLTLANGISVKAVGNNAIPAVTSNSTMSSAQKIQFLVDSQVKEYDNLAKAQTVAGFKFKVPDYMPVGYKVINYFQVEKISDKDNFLSISFNDKYNMPNIPIDRISFKVFHTNYTEALKKVVDLDPQFEKDGGKVETSEQPMKLGEINGTSVTAKFFTPAQKNQGLSKNTQSVSKYFIWQDEGNWYSLEYSGIYQGIESVNLSQDEVEKIASSIKYPEEVKKLDYNTPGKSSEYEIYDKDDLKAAENVLGFKFKFPNSANKDIKISSAFVSKENKYFGIEYCKNNAVVGNLLQTKDYKQYEEARNTGYVTIPGLGGNLTKNKTQLLNIAGKQVFKYEYELKNGEGNKETVYIWSENGVCYKFDSSSSNKNGLSENELNELVNFVVGSSTFEQSGN, from the coding sequence ATGGAAATCTTACAAATGATTTTTTTATGGGTTTTGCAAACTTCCTTAACAGCAAGTATTGCAATACTGATAATTACTTTAATTTTGAAGTTATTCAATAACCATATTGGTGTAAAGTTTAAACATGCACTATGGATTATAGTGCTTATAAGACTTATTATACCTGTAATTTCACAAAATCAAATAAATTTGTTTAGTATTTTTACGAGAAATGAACAGGGTACTTCACAAAATAAAAATACTATCCAAAAAAGACATAGCTTATCCTTGGATCTTTCAAGGTTAAACCAATCAAATTTGAATAGTACTAAACGTCAACCCCATTATAACAACAACATTGAAAATAAGCAAGTTATGTATATAAAAGATAAATGGCAAAGTATAGATAAAAATAAGTTAGTTGTGAATATATATAAGGTAGCTTCTTGTGTATGGCTATCAGGATTGCTTATTATAGCTTCCATATTTTTATTAGTTTTAGTAAAGTCCAAGAAGAAATTTAAAGTTTTGAAAACCCTTGATGATACGGAAGTGTTAGCACTAATTAGGGAATGTAAGAAAAAAGCTGATATAAATATAGATATTCCTATTTATGTATATGACAATTTTAAAAGCCCTTGTATATTAGGTGTTTTAAAACCTAAAATTTATATACCACAAGGCCTAATTAATATGGACAACCTCAAACAATTTTCATATATTATCTTACATGAGCTAGTTCATTATAAAAGAAAAGATCTATTTTATAATTCGCTTAGTATAGTTGCTGTTTTAATACATTGGTTTAATCCCTTGGTATGGTTTGCTATGAATAAAATGAAGTTGCAAAGAGAATGCGCTTGTGATGCTTGTGTACTTGAAATACTTGGAGAAAAAGAGACTGTAGATTATGGTATGACACTAATTAATTTTTCAAGAAAGTCTTTAAATTTAGCTAGGTATCCTCAAGCAGCAATTTTTTTTGAAACTGAGAGTCAAATCGAAGGGAGAATAAAAATGATAACAAAATTCAAAAAAGGATCTTATAAAATGTCTGCATCGGCTGTTTTATGTTGTGTACTAGTTGGAGGATTAACACTTGCTAATGGTATTAGTGTTAAAGCTGTGGGAAACAATGCTATCCCTGCTGTAACTTCTAATAGCACTATGAGTTCTGCTCAAAAAATTCAGTTTCTTGTGGATTCACAAGTAAAAGAATATGATAACTTAGCAAAAGCACAAACAGTAGCTGGTTTTAAATTCAAGGTACCAGATTATATGCCTGTAGGCTATAAAGTTATTAATTATTTTCAGGTTGAAAAAATTTCAGATAAGGATAATTTTTTATCTATAAGTTTTAATGATAAATATAATATGCCTAATATACCAATAGATCGTATTTCGTTTAAAGTTTTTCATACAAACTATACAGAGGCACTAAAGAAAGTGGTAGATTTAGATCCTCAATTTGAAAAAGACGGTGGTAAAGTTGAAACGTCAGAACAACCTATGAAGCTAGGAGAAATAAATGGAACAAGTGTTACTGCAAAATTTTTTACACCAGCTCAAAAGAATCAAGGATTGTCTAAAAATACTCAAAGTGTTAGTAAGTATTTCATATGGCAGGATGAAGGCAACTGGTATAGCTTAGAATATAGTGGTATATATCAGGGAATAGAGTCTGTAAATCTTTCTCAAGATGAAGTAGAAAAAATAGCATCATCCATAAAATATCCAGAGGAAGTAAAAAAGTTAGATTATAATACTCCAGGTAAAAGTTCAGAGTATGAGATTTATGATAAAGATGATTTAAAAGCAGCTGAAAATGTACTTGGTTTTAAATTTAAGTTCCCGAATAGTGCAAATAAAGATATAAAGATTTCAAGTGCTTTTGTGTCCAAAGAGAATAAATATTTTGGCATAGAATACTGCAAGAATAATGCTGTAGTGGGGAATCTGCTTCAAACAAAAGATTATAAACAGTATGAGGAAGCAAGAAATACAGGATATGTTACTATTCCAGGACTAGGTGGAAACTTAACAAAAAATAAGACACAGTTATTAAATATTGCAGGTAAACAAGTTTTTAAATATGAATATGAATTAAAAAATGGTGAAGGTAATAAAGAAACAGTTTATATTTGGAGTGAAAATGGTGTTTGCTACAAGTTTGATTCTAGTTCTTCAAACAAAAATGGTTTAAGTGAAAATGAATTAAATGAATTAGTTAATTTTGTTGTAGGTTCAAGCACATTTGAGCAAAGCGGCAATTAG
- a CDS encoding cyclodeaminase/cyclohydrolase family protein, producing MLSDKPINSFLENIASKPLTPAAGSIAALSAASAAALTEMAANLTSKKPKYHDISDKMKEIAEECSSYREIFLNDIDKDTKAFKKVIDLYLMKLNTESEKEIQQKELQNSFKTAIEIPLSMANNIVELIYTIRFVNKHGCKTSASDVKQAYILAQSAVRSSIFLIKSNLVFVHDQDFQTYISRKIDELETNLEM from the coding sequence ATGCTAAGTGATAAACCAATCAATTCTTTCTTAGAAAATATAGCTTCTAAACCATTAACTCCAGCTGCAGGAAGCATAGCCGCCTTGAGCGCAGCTTCTGCAGCAGCATTAACTGAAATGGCTGCCAACCTTACCTCAAAAAAACCTAAATATCATGATATTTCAGATAAAATGAAAGAAATAGCTGAAGAATGTTCTTCCTATAGGGAGATTTTTCTTAATGATATTGATAAAGATACAAAAGCCTTTAAAAAAGTAATAGATTTGTATTTAATGAAGTTAAATACAGAATCCGAAAAAGAAATTCAACAAAAGGAATTGCAAAATAGTTTTAAAACAGCTATAGAGATACCTCTAAGTATGGCCAACAATATTGTAGAGTTAATTTATACTATAAGATTTGTTAATAAACATGGATGTAAAACATCAGCATCAGATGTAAAGCAAGCTTATATTCTGGCACAATCTGCAGTTCGTTCATCAATTTTTCTTATAAAATCAAATCTTGTCTTTGTCCATGATCAGGATTTTCAAACTTATATTTCAAGAAAAATTGATGAATTAGAGACAAACTTAGAAATGTAA
- a CDS encoding DUF2889 domain-containing protein → MEKSLYSRNFEVNYYEVEDNIWRTTSHLKDHQHDIQVIVDVSVPDMIILDARVELVRYPMKNCILIKDKMKELIGVNVISEFRSKCDELFSSEMGCGNVRMLLGTSVPGVIYNYFPHQIEIGNMTENQWWDFCKEKLPKACIAHTIMSNND, encoded by the coding sequence ATGGAAAAGAGTCTTTATTCAAGAAATTTTGAAGTTAACTATTATGAAGTGGAGGATAATATTTGGAGAACCACATCACATTTAAAGGATCATCAACATGACATTCAAGTAATAGTAGATGTATCTGTACCAGATATGATTATATTGGATGCTAGGGTAGAATTAGTGCGTTATCCAATGAAAAATTGTATCTTAATTAAAGATAAAATGAAAGAATTAATAGGTGTTAATGTTATTTCAGAATTTCGCTCTAAATGTGATGAATTGTTTTCTAGTGAAATGGGATGTGGCAATGTTAGAATGCTTCTTGGAACTTCTGTTCCTGGCGTAATCTATAATTATTTTCCACATCAAATTGAAATAGGAAATATGACGGAAAACCAATGGTGGGATTTTTGCAAAGAAAAACTTCCTAAGGCATGTATAGCTCACACAATAATGAGTAATAATGACTAA
- a CDS encoding penicillin-binding transpeptidase domain-containing protein: MKTKKFVKKNKFIFAGILLVVVFLGLVGRLGYLMVVKGSEYKSMAVEQQTTTIPISAKRGEILDRNSNELAVNESIYRVDLDLKTLRQTLSERKMSFSQLADKLSPILNMKSGDVLKVLSTTLPNGLPANSALLKRQIKKPVMTKVKALNIKGIIISPDTKRYYVNGNFMTSILGLVNPEGNGISGAELSYDKELSGTPGSMTYEKDAKNNQLPYESEKYTPPVDGKNVILTIDSVIQQYAEQAAQKALEDNNAKAVNILVMNPQNGEILAMANKPSVDLNNAASIAKNSKDAEMLWKNPSIQDNFEPGSIFKVVTAASALENNIGLNDTYICDGSITIDKHPIHCWNLNGHGSESFVDIIKNSCNVGFAELGNKLGKDKLVATAQKMGFGKKTGIDLPGESAGILRSPDQINRFDLSELAFGQGVAVNQVQYMAAFNAIANGGTWIRPHVMKSIAHIDDTSNEVIDKKYDNYGKKTVYNAKLASELRDDLTKVVTSGVGQNAFLQGLDIAGKTGTAQVADPKTGGYAVGKYMSSFAGMAPEENPKITLLVSVNEPSGSNYYASDVSAPVARTLFQQIFNYIGIKGEKSVLN, from the coding sequence ATGAAAACAAAAAAATTTGTTAAAAAAAATAAATTTATATTTGCTGGTATACTATTGGTTGTTGTATTTTTAGGACTAGTTGGAAGGTTAGGGTATTTAATGGTAGTAAAGGGTTCTGAATATAAATCAATGGCTGTGGAGCAGCAAACAACTACAATACCAATTAGTGCTAAAAGAGGAGAAATTCTAGATAGAAATTCTAATGAATTAGCAGTAAATGAAAGTATTTATAGAGTTGACCTGGATTTAAAAACATTAAGACAAACTTTAAGTGAGAGAAAAATGTCTTTTTCTCAACTAGCTGATAAATTGTCGCCCATACTTAATATGAAATCTGGTGATGTTTTAAAAGTATTAAGTACAACACTACCTAATGGACTGCCTGCTAATTCAGCTTTATTGAAAAGGCAAATTAAGAAACCTGTAATGACTAAGGTTAAAGCGCTAAATATTAAAGGAATTATTATTTCACCAGATACCAAAAGGTATTATGTAAATGGAAATTTTATGACAAGTATTTTAGGGTTGGTAAATCCTGAGGGCAATGGAATTTCTGGGGCAGAATTAAGCTATGATAAAGAACTTTCAGGTACGCCTGGTAGTATGACTTATGAAAAAGATGCAAAAAATAATCAATTACCTTATGAATCTGAAAAATATACCCCGCCAGTAGATGGCAAAAATGTTATTTTAACAATAGATTCAGTTATTCAACAATATGCTGAACAAGCGGCCCAAAAAGCTTTAGAAGACAATAATGCGAAAGCAGTTAATATTTTAGTTATGAATCCTCAAAATGGAGAAATATTAGCAATGGCAAATAAGCCTAGTGTAGATCTTAACAATGCAGCAAGTATAGCCAAAAACTCTAAAGATGCTGAAATGCTTTGGAAAAATCCTTCTATTCAAGATAATTTTGAACCAGGGTCTATATTTAAAGTTGTTACTGCAGCAAGTGCTTTAGAAAACAATATTGGATTGAATGATACCTATATATGTGATGGAAGTATAACAATTGATAAACATCCTATTCACTGCTGGAATTTAAATGGGCATGGCAGCGAAAGCTTTGTGGATATAATAAAGAATTCCTGTAATGTAGGTTTTGCAGAGTTAGGAAATAAGCTAGGTAAAGACAAGCTTGTTGCCACTGCACAAAAAATGGGATTTGGTAAAAAAACAGGGATAGACTTGCCTGGAGAATCAGCAGGTATTCTGAGAAGCCCTGATCAAATTAACCGATTTGATTTATCTGAACTTGCTTTTGGACAAGGCGTTGCAGTCAATCAAGTTCAATATATGGCTGCTTTTAATGCAATAGCAAATGGAGGAACATGGATAAGACCGCATGTTATGAAGAGTATTGCACACATTGATGATACAAGTAATGAAGTTATAGATAAAAAATATGATAATTATGGCAAAAAAACTGTGTATAATGCTAAATTAGCATCTGAGTTGAGAGATGATTTAACTAAAGTAGTTACTTCAGGTGTAGGACAAAATGCCTTTTTACAAGGATTAGATATTGCAGGTAAAACTGGTACGGCTCAGGTAGCTGATCCTAAAACAGGAGGTTATGCAGTGGGAAAATATATGTCTTCCTTTGCTGGTATGGCTCCTGAGGAGAATCCCAAAATAACTTTGCTTGTAAGTGTGAACGAACCTAGCGGATCAAATTATTATGCTTCAGATGTTTCAGCACCTGTGGCGAGAACTTTATTTCAGCAGATATTTAATTATATTGGTATTAAAGGTGAAAAAAGTGTGTTAAATTAA
- a CDS encoding tRNA-dihydrouridine synthase family protein — protein MNFYFAPMEGLTGYIYRNAHNAFFNKIDKYFSPFIFANQSDKFKTKELNDILPENNQGIVLIPQLLTNNAKDFIHTSKKLKKMGYTEVNLNLGCPSGTVVSKNRGSGFLSKAKELDAFLEEIFSEAAAKISVKTRIGKDSPEEFYNLIEIFNKYPIKELIIHPRIQKDFYKNKPNLKIFKDALALSKNPVCYNGDIFTVKDYKKFTTDFCSVKTIMIGRGLLTNPGLINDIKNNTKLDKKLLKDFHDKIYEDYKKVLFGDRNVLFRMKELWSYMIQIFSNNAKYAKKINKSERLCDYDAAVLSLFREQTILEN, from the coding sequence ATGAATTTTTATTTCGCACCTATGGAAGGTTTGACTGGGTACATTTATAGAAATGCCCATAATGCCTTTTTTAATAAAATAGATAAATACTTTTCACCTTTTATTTTTGCAAATCAAAGTGATAAGTTTAAAACAAAGGAATTAAATGATATTTTACCTGAAAACAACCAAGGTATAGTTTTGATTCCACAATTACTAACAAATAATGCAAAAGACTTTATACATACTTCAAAGAAACTAAAGAAAATGGGATATACTGAGGTCAATTTAAATTTAGGATGCCCTTCTGGAACTGTAGTTTCAAAAAATAGAGGATCTGGATTCCTTTCAAAAGCAAAAGAACTTGATGCTTTTTTAGAGGAAATTTTTTCAGAGGCTGCAGCAAAAATCTCAGTAAAAACTAGAATAGGAAAGGACAGTCCAGAAGAATTTTATAACTTGATTGAAATATTTAACAAATATCCTATAAAAGAACTTATCATTCATCCTAGGATTCAAAAAGATTTTTATAAAAACAAGCCTAATTTGAAAATTTTTAAGGACGCCCTGGCTTTAAGTAAAAATCCTGTTTGCTATAATGGTGACATTTTTACAGTTAAAGATTATAAGAAATTTACGACTGATTTCTGCAGTGTAAAAACTATAATGATTGGCCGTGGATTATTAACTAACCCTGGATTGATTAATGATATTAAAAATAATACTAAACTAGATAAAAAATTACTAAAAGATTTTCATGACAAGATTTATGAAGATTATAAAAAAGTACTTTTTGGCGATAGGAATGTCTTGTTTAGAATGAAAGAATTATGGTCTTATATGATTCAGATATTTTCTAACAATGCAAAATATGCAAAAAAAATTAATAAATCAGAAAGATTATGCGATTACGATGCAGCAGTTTTAAGCCTATTTCGCGAACAGACTATTTTAGAAAATTAG
- a CDS encoding ISNCY family transposase, with product MNENAKYNIIKKLVESNGNKQRAAVQINCTVRHINRMIKGYKEQGKAFFIHGNRGKKPVHALDNSTKQTIVDLYRTKYEGTNLTHFSELLKEFEGIKVSSNTIRSILLQEFILSPKAKRSSKKALYTKLKDMQKSTKSKKQASVIQSSILAIEDAHPRRPRCAYFGEMLQMDASLHPWFGGEKSQLHIAVDDATGAIVGAYFDVQETLNGYYHVLEQILKTYGIPYMFYTDRRTVFEYKQKKSPSIEEDTFTQFGYACKQLGIEIKTSSIPQAKGRVERMFQTLQSRLPIELRLAGISTIEQANEFLNSYIKKFNARFALPVDNIKSVFETQPDIEKINLILGVLASRKVDNGSCVKYNKGYYLPVDANGHPVYYHKGTCGIVIKAFNNDLYFCANEKVYALELLPDHVPSSKNFDLAKTSKTPKKHYIPPMSHPWKQASFEHYCNKQAHRQKENIA from the coding sequence ATGAATGAGAATGCAAAATATAACATAATCAAGAAATTAGTAGAGAGCAATGGTAACAAGCAAAGAGCTGCTGTACAGATTAACTGTACTGTTAGGCACATTAACAGAATGATTAAAGGGTATAAAGAGCAGGGAAAAGCCTTTTTTATACATGGAAATCGTGGTAAAAAACCTGTCCATGCTTTAGATAATTCTACAAAACAGACTATTGTTGACTTATATCGAACAAAATATGAAGGCACCAATTTAACTCATTTTTCAGAACTCTTAAAAGAATTTGAAGGAATCAAAGTTTCATCAAACACTATACGTTCCATCCTTTTGCAGGAATTCATCCTGTCTCCTAAGGCAAAACGTTCTTCTAAGAAGGCTCTATACACTAAACTTAAAGATATGCAAAAATCTACAAAGTCAAAAAAGCAGGCTAGTGTTATTCAAAGTTCTATTCTTGCTATCGAAGATGCTCATCCTAGGCGTCCGAGATGTGCCTACTTTGGAGAAATGCTTCAGATGGATGCTTCTCTTCATCCTTGGTTTGGTGGAGAAAAAAGTCAGCTTCATATAGCTGTAGATGATGCCACAGGTGCTATTGTAGGTGCTTATTTCGATGTTCAAGAAACGCTAAATGGATATTACCATGTACTTGAGCAAATATTGAAAACCTATGGTATTCCTTATATGTTTTACACCGATAGGCGTACAGTTTTTGAGTATAAACAAAAGAAATCCCCTTCTATCGAAGAGGACACTTTTACCCAATTCGGTTATGCCTGCAAGCAGTTAGGAATTGAGATTAAAACCAGCAGCATTCCACAAGCCAAGGGGCGTGTGGAACGAATGTTTCAAACACTGCAATCACGACTTCCTATCGAATTGCGTTTAGCTGGTATAAGCACGATTGAGCAGGCAAATGAATTTTTAAACTCCTACATAAAAAAATTCAATGCTCGATTTGCTTTACCTGTTGATAATATCAAATCTGTATTCGAAACGCAACCTGATATTGAGAAAATCAATTTAATTCTTGGTGTACTTGCTAGTAGGAAAGTAGACAATGGGAGTTGTGTAAAATACAATAAAGGATATTATCTTCCAGTAGATGCTAATGGTCACCCAGTATATTACCATAAAGGTACCTGCGGTATAGTAATAAAGGCATTTAACAATGATCTATATTTTTGTGCAAACGAAAAAGTTTATGCACTTGAATTGCTTCCGGATCATGTTCCTTCATCAAAAAATTTTGATCTTGCGAAGACCTCAAAAACTCCAAAGAAACACTATATACCGCCGATGAGTCACCCATGGAAGCAGGCTTCATTTGAACATTATTGCAATAAGCAGGCTCATAGACAAAAAGAAAACATAGCTTAA
- a CDS encoding PadR family transcriptional regulator — protein sequence MKQTQLLKGVLEGCVLLVVLENEIYGYEMIQMLKKYGFKEIVAGTVYPLLQKLEKQGYLSSTIKPSPEGPDRKYYYITTEGKTHCKDFVEQWKDLESKVDNLICLKGEKLYE from the coding sequence TTGAAGCAGACTCAGCTTTTAAAAGGCGTACTGGAAGGATGTGTACTTCTAGTTGTTTTAGAAAACGAAATATATGGATATGAAATGATTCAAATGCTAAAAAAATATGGGTTTAAAGAAATAGTTGCAGGTACTGTATATCCCCTGCTTCAAAAATTAGAAAAGCAAGGCTATCTTTCAAGTACAATAAAGCCTTCACCAGAAGGCCCTGATAGGAAATATTATTACATAACTACAGAAGGGAAAACTCATTGTAAGGATTTTGTTGAACAGTGGAAGGATTTAGAGTCCAAGGTTGATAATTTAATATGCTTGAAAGGAGAAAAATTGTATGAATAG
- a CDS encoding PadR family transcriptional regulator: MKVQLYILGILMRYGSQHGYSIKQIVSDNIAAFAKIKLPTIYYHLDKLAEKGYINFVIQKDGSRPEKTVYSITDSGVAYFKSLLNKILTENYSVEFNFDGVLYFSDFADKDAVIKNLNRQKKYIENKLKELARTKDSTVSKLLPDYRIYCISIFNHHIYHFETELKWINETLEELS, encoded by the coding sequence ATGAAAGTACAATTGTATATTCTAGGGATTCTTATGAGATATGGTTCTCAACATGGATATAGTATAAAACAAATAGTATCAGATAACATAGCAGCCTTTGCTAAAATCAAACTTCCTACAATTTATTATCATTTAGATAAACTTGCTGAAAAAGGTTATATAAATTTTGTTATTCAAAAAGATGGCAGTAGGCCTGAAAAAACAGTATATTCTATTACTGATTCAGGAGTTGCTTATTTTAAATCTTTACTTAATAAAATATTAACTGAAAATTATAGTGTAGAATTTAATTTTGATGGAGTATTATATTTTTCTGATTTTGCTGATAAGGATGCCGTTATTAAAAACTTAAATAGACAAAAAAAGTATATAGAAAATAAGTTGAAAGAATTAGCTAGAACTAAAGATAGTACAGTAAGTAAATTGTTACCTGATTACAGAATTTACTGCATTAGCATATTTAATCATCATATATATCATTTTGAAACTGAGTTAAAATGGATAAATGAAACATTGGAGGAACTCTCTTAA